The proteins below are encoded in one region of Apium graveolens cultivar Ventura chromosome 4, ASM990537v1, whole genome shotgun sequence:
- the LOC141721033 gene encoding uncharacterized protein LOC141721033: MLAEDVYAALTRKDWQKVIDLRNQHPEGPFLKLSHSRDSVLQKALYAGDVELVLALLDDAKKRFSSVREEFEDRLTHDVNIINNTILHVAATQDSCLEAAIKIYEFSGHLLFAQNNRREFPIFSATRYGQFNMFKFLNQKIMEVVPDEECRLQLFYKVSKEHETYTILHVAIYNEHFELALHIARTIPDLIGEEDHNGMTGLHMLAMNSSAFEIRHGKWLKFLLPCPFRHLSDEILGDDATGHKVDDGAVGSCCVMKFPYWNKIRKEHRRYQAARKLGSILVKKDTKWIDKLEPPAVAVAAVAVADSDAYTEDDNSALLASVENLKVADKESAKADADFADEGTASVNGENRKRTDRKSVKPPTPLILATKYGCLGIALEMIKEHPQTVEQVDREYGSILHLAIKYRRIEIFNEVEKMKMQMRKLVRLLDKDRNSILHMVALNTTKVKAKNGSDNTSSSTPKDKPLHPWDTEELISDSRSPAFVLQDDLLLFERVEDILKTHYHKVPNKDYETADQLFAAKKELLRDDAQEWIKRTAENCSLVAVLIATVAFAAAYTVPGGSNPDGSPVLLNQAFFVVFTVTDVLSLHPR; this comes from the exons ATGTTAGCTGAGGATGTATATGCCGCTCTTACCCGAAAGGATTGGCAAAAGGTTATAGACTTACGCAACCAACATCCAGAGGGTCCATTTCTGAAACTATCACACAGCAGAGACTCTGTGCTACAAAAAGCTTTATATGCCGGAGATGTGGAGTTAGTGCTGGCCTTGCTCGATGATGCTAAAAAACGTTTTTCATCAGTACGAGAAGAGTTTGAAGACAGGCTGACGCATGATGTGAATATCATAAATAATACCATTCTCCACGTGGCTGCAACTCAGGACTCTTGCCTCGAAGCTGCTATTAAGATTTATGAGTTTTCAGGTCACTTGCTCTTTGCCCAGAACAACAGGAGAGAGTTCCCTATCTTCTCTGCCACCCGATATGGCCAATTCAATATGTTCAAGTTTCTGAACCAGAAAATTATGGAGGTAGTTCCTGATGAAGAATGCCGTCTTCAACTTTTCTACAAAGTATCCAAGGAACATGAAACTTATACTATACTTCACGTAGCCATCTATAACGAGCATTTTG AATTGGCGTTGCACATAGCAAGAACAATTCCAGATTTAATTGGTGAAGAGGACCATAATGGCATGACCGGTCTTCACATGCTAGCTATGAATTCATCAGCCTTTGAAATTCGGCACGGGAAATGGCTCAAGTTTCTTCTTCCATGTCCTTTTCGACATTTAT CCGATGAGATATTAGGCGATGATGCTACTGGTCATAAAGTGGATGATGGTGCAG TTGGATCGTGTTGTGTAATGAAATTTCCCTACTGGAACAAGATTAGAAAAGAACATCGAAGATATCAAGCTGCTCGAAAACTGGGCTCCATCCTAGTTAAGAAAGATACAAAGTGGATAGACAAGCTAGAACCTCCTGCAGTTGCTGTTGCagctgttgcagttgctgattcAGATGCTTATACGGAAGACGACAATTCTGCCTTATTAGCATCTGTAGAAAACCTTAAAGTTGCAGATAAGGAATCAGCGAAAGCAGATGCTGACTTTGCAGATGAAGGTACTGCCTCCGTCAATGGAGAAAATCGGAAAAGAACAGATAGGAAATCAGTGAAACCACCAACACCATTAATCCTGGCAACAAAGTACGGATGCTTGGGCATAGCACTTGAGATGATAAAGGAACACCCACAAACTGTAGAGCAAGTTGATCGGGAATATGGTTCAATTTTACACCTGGCAATTAAGTATAGGAGGATAGAAATATTCAATGAAGTGGAGAAAATGAAAATGCAAATGAGGAAGCTGGTGAGACTTCTGGACAAAGATAGAAACTCTATCTTGCACATGGTTGCTCTAAATACTACAAAAGTAAAAGCTAAAAATGGCAGTGATAACACTTCAAGTAGTACTCCCAAAGACAAACCACTTCACCCCTGGGACACTGAAGAACTTATCAGCGACTCACGCAGCCCTGCATTTGTGTTGCAAGATGACCTGCTTTTGTTTGAG CGTGTGGAAGATATTCTAAAGACTCATTACCATAAAGTCCCAAACAAAGATTATGAAACAGCTGATCAATTATTCGCTGCAAAGAAAGAACTACTTAGAGACGATGCCCAAGAATGGATTAAGCGCACAGCAGAAAATTGCTCCCTCGTTGCTGTCCTCATTGCGACTGTGGCCTTTGCAGCAGCATATACAGTACCAGGAGGTTCAAATCCCGATGGTTCTCCTGTTCTTCTGAATCAAGCGTTCTTTGTGGTGTTTACTGTTACAGACGTTCTTTCCCTGCATCCACGTTAA
- the LOC141721034 gene encoding uncharacterized protein LOC141721034, which yields MQLLSHKQGHLLTINTWFQINGVLVQLLDLENVRILCSKHGDGPFVKISRRGDSVLQKALYAGEVHLVLDLLKDANILFGDLTNKLLGDFNLKKNTLLHVAATQDSCLEAARSICEYTDYNLLFAQNHKGEFPIFSAVRYGQIEMFKFLHSKYIHYVPKEEFRNSFVYKISDERATYTILHVAIYNEHFELALHIVRAIPGLISEKDHQQMTGLHMLAMNSSAFRIRYWKWFKLLLPSPFRHISDILPPQNATDDDEEEDATDHKVEDDSGTSNDIKPPQNATTSYDIKPPQNHIIHKLKEEIMKLVSVFTITIPYWTKIKKEHRRRQAALKLGSILVLNDTEWIDKLESSDVSEAENNSGSNLDNADEESRIPTPLILATKYGCVDIALKIIKEHPHTVEQVGQEYGSILHLAIKYRRIKIFDAVEESKMQMRKLVRLQDKDLNSILHMVALNTVKVKNGTEPARPFSIINPNATSTDTPQDKPPKPWDAEENYNESRSPAFILQDDLLLFERVEDIIKTQFHTIPNKYLQTPEQLFAAKKEPLREDAQEWMKRTAENCSIVAVLIATVAFAAAYTVPGGTDDKDGSPLLLNQPFFVVFTIADVLSLASTLTAVVVFLSILTSSYRLQDFKETLPKSLMCGLSCLIFSLTMMMFAFAATVILMIKNRQQWTKIALYAVAFLPVTVLVVRYMPLYVPLMRTFHYIVKKANSILPKFTRLKKEKLFPVIHLFPSLSKTEKPATELDPCIQV from the exons ATGCAGCTTCTTAGTCACAAACAGGGGCATCTTCTGACTATAAATACATGGTTCCAGATAAATGGAGTTCTCGTTCAGTTACTG GATTTGGAAAATGTTAGAATCTTATGCAGCAAACATGGAGACGGTCCATTTGTCAAAATATCACGCCGCGGAGACTCTGTGCTGCAAAAGGCTTTATACGCGGGAGAGGTGCATTTGGTGCTGGACTTGCTCAAGGATGCTAATATACTTTTTGGTGATTTGACAAACAAACTGTTGGGTGATTTCAATTTGAAGAAAAACACACTTCTGCATGTGGCTGCAACTCAGGACTCTTGCCTCGAAGCTGCCCGTAGTATATGTGAATATACAGATTATAACTTGCTATTTGCCCAGAACCACAAGGGAGAGTTCCCTATCTTCTCTGCTGTCCGATATGGCCAAATAGAGATGTTCAAGTTTCTTCACAGTAAATACATACATTATGTTCCTAAAGAAGAATTTCGTAACTCTTTTGTGTACAAGATATCTGATGAACGTGCAACTTATACTATACTTCACGTAGCCATCTACAACGAGCATTTTG AATTGGCTTTGCACATAGTAAGAGCAATTCCAGGTTTAATTAGTGAAAAGGACCATCAGCAAATGACCGGTCTTCACATGCTGGCTATGAATTCATCAGCCTTCAGAATCCGGTACTGGAAATGGTTCAAGCTTctacttccttctccttttcgaCATATTT CTGATATATTACCTCCTCAAAATGCtactgatgatgatgaagaggaagATGCTACTGATCATAAAGTGGAAGATGATTCCGGTACGAGCAATGATATCAAGCCACCTCAAAATGCTACCACTAGCTATGATATCAAGCCACCTCAAAATCATATCATTCATAAACTGAAAGAAG AGATTATGAAACTGGTATCAGTTTTTACAATAACAATTCCCTACTGGACTAAGATTAAAAAAGAACATCGAAGACGCCAAGCTGCTCTGAAACTGGGTTCCATCCTAGTTCTAAATGACACCGAGTGGATAGACAAGCTAGAAAGTAGTGATGTTTCTGAAGCAGAGAACAATTCTGGCTCAAACCTGGACAATGCAGATGAGGAATCTCGAATACCAACACCGTTGATCCTGGCAACAAAGTACGGGTGCGTGGACATAGCTCTTAAGATTATAAAGGAACACCCCCACACTGTTGAGCAAGTTGGTCAGGAATATGGTTCAATTTTACACCTGGCGATTAAGTATAGGAGGATAAAGATATTTGATGCTGTGGAGGAATCAAAAATGCAAATGCGGAAGCTGGTTAGACTTCAGGATAAAGATCTAAACTCCATTTTGCATATGGTTGCTCTAAATACGGTTAAAGTTAAGAATGGCACTGAACCAGCACGACCATTTTCTATCATCAACCCTAACGCCACGTCAACTGATACGCCCCAAGACAAACCACCTAAACCTTGGGATGCTGAAGAAAATTACAACGAATCACGCAGCCCTGCTTTTATATTGCAAGATGACCTGCTTTTGTTTGAG CGTGTGGAAGATATTATCAAGACTCAGTTCCATACAATCCCAAACAAATATCTTCAAACACCTGAACAATTATTTGCTGCAAAGAAAGAACCACTTCGAGAGGATGCCCAAGAATGGATGAAGCGAACAGCAGAAAATTGCTCCATTGTTGCTGTCCTTATAGCAACTGTTGCCTTTGCAGCAGCTTATACCGTGCCAGGAGGTACAGATGATAAAGATGGATCTCCTCTTCTTTTAAACCAACCCTTCTTTGTGGTATTCACTATTGCCGATGTTCTTTCCCTAGCATCCACATTAACAGCTGTAGTTGTGTTTCTTTCCATCCTCACTTCATCCTACCGATTACAAGACTTCAAGGAGACCCTTCCAAAGAGTCTGATGTGTGGATTATCATGCCTTATATTCTCCTTGACAATGATGATGTTTGCATTTGCAGCAACAGTCATCCTTATGATTAAAAACAGGCAACAATGGACCAAGATTGCCTTATATGCAGTTGCATTTCTCCCTGTTACTGTCTTGGTTGTAAGGTACATGCCTCTCTATGTGCCACTAATGCGAACATTCCATTACATAGTCAAAAAAGCAAACTCAATCTTGCCCAAGTTTACTCGTCTAAAAAAAGAAAAATTGTTTCCAGTGATTCATCTTTTTCCTAGCCTCTCCAAAACCGAAAAGCCCGCAACTGAGTTGGACCCTTGTATTCAAGTTTAA
- the LOC141717162 gene encoding expansin-B3-like, protein MDGFYRLSVPQFLCLQLLMLALYSFTTSATSIDGVSGSYWLPAVASWYGSPQGDGSDGGACGYGAMVDMEPLKGRVGAASPILFKGGEGCGACYKVMCLDKSICSPGGVTVIITDECPGCRALTQFDLSGAAFGSLAIPGEADQLRNRGTVPVMFRRTSCFYPGKHVAFRVNEGSSPYWLSLLVEFEGGDGDIGSMHIKETGSNQWLEMSHSWGANWIMNGGPLNGPFSVKLTSLSGAKTLLAINVIPKDWRPMATYISRQNFLF, encoded by the exons ATGGACGGTTTTTACCGCTTATCTGTACCACAATTCCTCTGTTTGCAGCTGCTGATGTTAGCCCTTTATTCTTTCACGACCTCAGCCACTTCCATCGACGGCGTATCGGGCAGCTACTGGCTTCCCGCTGTCGCTTCATGGTACGGTAGCCCCCAAGGCGACGGCAGTGATG GTGGTGCATGTGGGTACGGGGCAATGGTTGATATGGAACCATTGAAGGGAAGAGTTGGAGCCGCGAGTCCGATTCTGTTCAAAGGTGGCGAAGGTTGTGGTGCATGCTACAAGGTCATGTGTTTGGACAAGTCCATTTGTTCACCTGGAGGCGTTACAGTTATCATCACCGATGAATGTCCCGGATGCCGTGCACTCACTCAATTCGATCTCAGTGGTGCTGCATTTGGCAGCTTGGCTATTCCTGGTGAAGCCGACCAGCTCCGTAATCGCGGCACAGTTCCTGTCATGTTTAGACG GACATCTTGTTTTTACCCGGGGAAACATGTTGCATTTAGAGTGAATGAAGGATCATCACCTTACTGGCTTTCTTTACTAGTTGAATTTGAGGGCGGAGATGGCGATATTGGATCTATGCATATTAAGGAG ACAGGTTCAAATCAGTGGTTAGAAATGAGTCATTCATGGGGAGCTAATTGGATCATGAATGGAGGACCATTAAACGGACCGTTTTCTGTGAAGCTAACCTCACTCTCGGGTGCAAAAACCCTTTTAGCTATAAATGTCATTCCAAAAGACTGGCGTCCAATGGCTACTTATATCTCTCGTCAGAATTTTTTATTTTGA